The DNA window CCATGAACGTGctcaaataaatagtaatatttaccatcactgtagttttttttttttttttttgtcataatgGGTGCATAGTAAAACATCTAATATAAACCCAGCTTGATTTATAACTCAATTCAAGACTCAAATCTCGAGTTATGTAAGTTAATTCACGGGTTAGCGAGTGTTGATCGAGGTTTTGAATACTTCTTTTTAaagatattgttttgtttttacaacattatttcagtaaaaaaaaaaatcagataatgtttggtattgtggtatataatattttttaatttgcttgaaTATgcaataagatttatttttatttttaaaattaacacatcaaaatcattaaaaaaaactaaaaaaatttaatttaatattttttcaattaattcatgtttttaaaatacataaaaaacataaattaccgATCCATATAAAACAGGACTTGAACTAGGTTTATAGTGGACagacctgtttgtttttacattttaaaagcgttttgaaaaaaattcatatttttttatttttttatttactttaaattaatatttttttggtgtttttagattattttaatgtgctgatgtcaaaaataatttttttaaaaaataataatattattttaatatattttcaaataaaaattattttaaaaaataaccgcaattATATTCCATAATACAGTCTTAACCTATGTATCATAACTATTCTCTAAGAAATACAGTAACCTTGAAATCATAatgttttcaataatttcttcttttttatatagaaaaaaggtCAAACAGACATTTCCTTTATCTTTCTTGCTTCCTCTCCACTTTCCTCCACACGCACTCTACTTTTCTCTCTGCTTTTTTGAGCTCATCCACACCGCATTCTTTCTCCttgccacttttttttttctctctgttttttttccatacTTCTGAATTGAGCAACCTTCAAGAACTCTTCTTATCATCATTACATGTCATTTTAACTCCAATCTACTTTCACCTTCGCTTCTTTATATGTCCGAAAGCATAGCAACACACCTCCCTCAagatagatttttttgttttgttttgtcagGCAAATTAATTTCCACTCCTCTATAAGTTTTCTTTCTTGGTTCTTAGTTTTGACTCTAATTCTTCATCTGGGTCCTCTAAACTTTTCTGAGATTCCCTTCAGTTTTTCCTCTCTTGCTGTCAAGATAATTGcttgttgttttctttcctcTCATGGAAAAAGACAAGTTGTTTATGAGCGAGGGAGCCAACACAGCAGCTCCCATTTGGAATTCTTGCAGTTTTGGAATGGAAATGCAAACCGATGAGCTGAATTGCAGTTCAGGGCAACTTGCCAATTGCTTTCTCAATCCCAATTGGGACAACTTATTGGATCAGAGCGATCCCTTTGAGTCTGCTTTGAGCTCCATTGTCTCATCTCCAGTGGCATCCAGTGTCAATGCCAACGTTATTTCTAATGCTGGCGTTGGTGGTGACAGTGTTTTGATCAGAGAACTTATTGGAAGACTAGGAAACATTTGCAATTCCGGCGACATGTCTCCACAATCCTAcattaacaacaataacaacagcaCCAACACTTCTTGTTATAGTACCCCATTGAATTCCCCTCCAAAGCTGAGTATTTCAATGATGGATTCACAGATGAGAGGAAATCTGCCAATTCTTGGAAACAGCTTAGTAAACCATCCAAGTTTAGCACCATTTCCTGCTGACCCTGGATTTGTAGAGAGGGCTGCTCGATATTCTTGCTTTGGAAGCAACAATCTTGGAGGCCTAAATGGACAATTCGGATTGAATGAATCAGAATTGATCAATAGGATGATGCCCCGAGTAGAACCTGGTAAGCTGTCGAGAGTTTCGAGTAACAATTCAATGAAGGTCGCTGGATCGCAAGCAAATGTTCAAGAAAGCAATAAGAGCTCACCCCAGGATGGGAATTTGAATTCTGATAAGAAATTCAGTCGGTTGTCAAGACCTTCAACACCAGAGAATGGAGATTCCAGGGAGGAATCTTCAGTGTCCGAGCAGATCCCGGGTGGGGAATTGAGCATGAAATCCCAGACTGATGCCAATTccaggaaaagaaaatcaattcccAGAGGAAAAGCCAAAGaaactccctctccctctccctctgcTTCTGATGTCAAGGTAATGTACACAATTCTGTTTCTCTGTGCAGACCTCTGTTGAGATTTACTTCGGGAAACTAATGGTTCAGCTTCGTTTCTCAGGTTGCAGCAGAGAATGATGAATCGAGTgcaaaaaaaagcaaatcagaGGACACTAATGGGAGTGACAAGGATTCAGCAAAGGCcatggaagaagaaaatggaaatCACAAACAGAAAAAAGACAATTCAAACCCGCCAGAGCCACCAAAGGACTATATCCATGTCAGAGCCAGAAGGGGTCAGGCTACAGATAGCCACAGTCTTGCTGAAAGAGTACGGATTGATTAAACTTTGTTCTGTCATCTGTTTTTCGGACACTGATAGATTTGTATTAACATGTCCTTGAATTTTTTGCCCTTCTTGAATGGCCAGGttaggagagaaaaaatcagCGAAAGAATGAAGTTTCTTCAGGATCTTGTTCCTGGATGCAATAAGGTGTTTATAACATGCTAAATTTGtggggttttatttatttatttattataaagcACTTTTCCTGCaatgaaattatagaaattagATGGGGTAAAATCTTCTAAATTTTGGCTTGAATGTTGTTGATTTGCAGGTTACTGGGAAAGCAGTGATGCTTGATGAGATTATAAACTATGTGCAGTCATTACAGCGCCAGGTTGAGGTAATATTCAAGTCTGCATAGTTCCCTCCttaaatttaatgtttacaTGGTTAATTTCTGATTGGATTTTATCACTTGCTGATGCCATTTGCAGTTTCTGTCAATGAAGATGGCAACTGTGAACCCGAAGATGGAAATTAACATGGAAACTTTCTTGTCCAAGGATGTAAGCTGATCTTTCAACCTGTTCTGTGTCTGTGACAACCAGTCTGAACTTTCATGTCTAATGATCACTGCATTCAATTCATGTTGCAGATTTTCCAATCCCGTGGATCCATGCCACATGGTCTTTATCCATTAGATTCCTCCACGCCGGCATTCCCTTATGGTTACCAATCCCAGCAAGGGTTAGCCCTACAAGATGGCATGTCCAGGAATGCAGAATCCCAGTTCTCTATGAACCCATTAAATGCTGCATTGCGGCGAAGCTCGAGTATGCAGTTGCCTGCCCTTGATGGCTTTGGTGATGCTTCTCATCAGGTAATTGATAAGGAAACATTGCTGATAATCCCCATACCATTTTGGATGGCCTACACCTGCATGTTCTCATCACAGCTAGAATTTTATTCTCCAGGCCTCAGCAATGTGGCAAGATGATCTTCAAAGTGTTGTGCAGATGGGATATGGTCAGAATCAGCAGCAGGACTTTCAAGGTAAGCAGAATTTCAAGAAAAGTCTGGTTAAGTATCAAGTTTTGGTAGCTTCACAGTCCAAAAAGCTGAAATCCATAAATTGTATGATGCAGGCTCAGTGCCACCAACTCAGATGAAAATTGAGCTATGATTTAACCAATAAACAGTCATTGATTCCACTGAGGCCCCCCCCTCCCCAGAGAGAGAGGCCTGCCTCAGAATGTACAGCCAGGTTCCAGTTTGCATCATCACTCTTTAGCAAGGAGAAAGACAACTTACTCATcatctatatatttatatatatttatgttttttcagtgATTTAAGCAACTGATTCTTTGGAGAGTTCTTATATAGAGCTCCTTACATTGTAAAATCTAGAACTAATTGCAGTCATTGGTGCTATCCAACTATTTATTCTACAATATAGCCTATAATTACATTTAATGTGTAACAAATTAAGGTGTGATGGAGGTTTGAGAGGGGGTTTTTtgtaagcttttttttttctccaacttTGTGTATTATACCTTACCATTGagaaatattatcaaatattcaTTCAGTTGACATAAACTCCCATCAAGCCTGGCTTCACTTGGTAGGTGGGATCTAGAATCCGGGTTCGAGatgagttttataaaattttaaaggagtTGACTTGATTTGAtccgataaaaatataaacgaGTTTTTGACCCAATCAAAACCCTTttaacttctttaaaaaaattatttttttcaagaccatgtttttaatatatatctcaCATGTTTGATCTTTGAAAGGTTAATTATAGCTTAGTgtttaacaaaattaatcaattagttCTCTAtagtttcaaaaattattattattatttaatccttatatcttAAGAGTTGTTAACAAATCAGTCCCTTggtcaatttcattttattttaaaacattattatttattccctatattttaatattataaggactaattattttctcattaGTGCTTATAATTATCTCATATTTGAAGTAGTTGCAGGACTCCCAAATTTAGATAACTTTCTTTCTCAACTTTCTCATCCTCGAAACAAAAGTTTAGGTTATTAAACCTAGATTATCCTGACGGATTGATTTAGACTAAACTCGGTTAAaagttcattaaatttttttaaaaaaatagattaaactaTCTTATTAATGACTTAGACCTTATTCCAGATCAATCCGGGATATTATGTTTAATAAGCATGCTTAAAACAGTATAAAGATAAGGAACTTGTATAACATTGCTTTCAGATTTAGCTGGAAAAATATTTGAGGGGTGGGATCTGGTCCTGCTATGGgatgatgaaattattattattattattattacaaaattGCGTAACTTAAGGGGAAATAGATTCTTACTTGTTTAAGTGGCTGTTAAGTGGGGACAAATGGCCTCTTAAGTCCAAATTGATGATTAAGATTGATTTTAATCTTCTTAGCTAGAATCCAATGTCGTTTTGGATTTCACTGTGCATCAAATTGATGGAAATctttatagtaataataaataatgtatACATAATAGATTGTGTTGTGTACAatgttatttttagtatattgtacgtataaatatattttatgaactatttaaatgtattttaaaaattaaaaaaaaaccctagtgaCGCTAAGCATAGGAAATTGaggttttataaattttaaaattacagcTAAACTATAGAGAAGATCTTGTACTAAACTATAGAGATTTAATAAACTGTGAAGGTCAAATAATTGAATATTGATAACCTACAAAACTGTTTTTGAATAATAAGCTAAACcaaccaaattaataaaatctaaatttaataaatattttataccaaattaaaaattgaatacaaaaatgacaagaaaaaaaaaactacctcaAATACTAGTAAAATCTCAA is part of the Populus trichocarpa isolate Nisqually-1 chromosome 2, P.trichocarpa_v4.1, whole genome shotgun sequence genome and encodes:
- the LOC7488588 gene encoding transcription factor bHLH77, whose translation is MEKDKLFMSEGANTAAPIWNSCSFGMEMQTDELNCSSGQLANCFLNPNWDNLLDQSDPFESALSSIVSSPVASSVNANVISNAGVGGDSVLIRELIGRLGNICNSGDMSPQSYINNNNNSTNTSCYSTPLNSPPKLSISMMDSQMRGNLPILGNSLVNHPSLAPFPADPGFVERAARYSCFGSNNLGGLNGQFGLNESELINRMMPRVEPGKLSRVSSNNSMKVAGSQANVQESNKSSPQDGNLNSDKKFSRLSRPSTPENGDSREESSVSEQIPGGELSMKSQTDANSRKRKSIPRGKAKETPSPSPSASDVKVAAENDESSAKKSKSEDTNGSDKDSAKAMEEENGNHKQKKDNSNPPEPPKDYIHVRARRGQATDSHSLAERVRREKISERMKFLQDLVPGCNKVTGKAVMLDEIINYVQSLQRQVEFLSMKMATVNPKMEINMETFLSKDIFQSRGSMPHGLYPLDSSTPAFPYGYQSQQGLALQDGMSRNAESQFSMNPLNAALRRSSSMQLPALDGFGDASHQASAMWQDDLQSVVQMGYGQNQQQDFQGSVPPTQMKIEL